A window of the Cannabis sativa cultivar Pink pepper isolate KNU-18-1 chromosome X, ASM2916894v1, whole genome shotgun sequence genome harbors these coding sequences:
- the LOC115702725 gene encoding beta-1,4-xylosyltransferase IRX14 isoform X1: protein MKLSALHQSYMNRRNSSFRGSAPLDSSSDGSIRSPAAIFWLVLHGLCCLISLVLGFRFSRLVFFFLFSTSSSSTNGLYPVPFRSTSELGGGPFDLLRRSNPSGDDEFPMNRSVLTGGTSASRVVVGRHGIRIRPWPHPNPTEVMKAHQIIDTVQREQRRQFGVKNPKTVIVVTPTYVRTFQALHMTGLMHSLMLVPYEVVWIVVEAGGASNETASILDKSGLRTIHVGFEQRMPNSWEGRHRLEARMRLRALRTVRDQKLDGIVMFADDSNMHSMELFDEIQNVKWFGALSVGILAHSGDTESSESLVSSKQKKEDEQNLPMPVQGPACNSSNKLIGWHTFNSLPHSGKKAIYIDDRAAVLPRKLEWAGFVLNSKMLWKDAEDKPEWVRDLDTLDGVGEDLESPLFLLKDPSMVEPLGSCGRQVLLWWLRVEARFDSKFPSRWIIDPPLEVTVPSKRTPWPDAPPELPSTENLAMRNQQQAAKHSSSTKTRSPRSKRRSSKRKHDPRTVVDSTQVFSRHNNEQN from the exons ATGAAGCTCTCGGCTTTGCACCAGAGCTACATGAATCGAAGGAACAGCAGTTTTAGAGGATCTGCGCCGTTGGATTCGTCATCGGACGGTTCGATTAGGTCACCGGCGGCGATCTTTTGGCTTGTGTTACATGGACTTTGTTGCTTAATAAGTCTCGTTCTTGGATTTCGTTTTTCTCGTTTggttttcttctttctcttttcaacttcttcttcttctactaaTGGTCTTTATCCTGTGCCGTTTCGGTCTACTTCTGAGCTCGGTGGTGGTCCCTTCGATTTGCTAAGACGTTCGAATCCTTCTGGTGATGATGAATTTCCGATGAATAGGAGTGTTCTTACAGGTGGTACTTCTGCTAGTCGTGTTGTGGTTGGACGACACGGGATCCGAATCAGACCTTGGCCGCATCCGAATCCGACTGAGGTTATGAAGGCTCATCAGATTATTGATACGGTTCAGAGGGAACAGAGGCGTCAATTTGGTGTCAAGAACCCTAAAACTGTCATTGTTGTGACTCCTACTTATGTGAGGACGTTTCAGGCTCTTCATATGACTGGATTGATGCACTCGTTGATGCTTGTCCCTTATGAAGTCGTTTGGATCGTGGTTGAGGCTGGTGGAGCTAGCAATGAGACTGCTTCGATTCTTGACAAGTCAGGGCTTAGGACCATTCACGTTGGATTTGAGCAGCGGATGCCGAATTCTTGGGAAGGTCGTCATCGATTGGAGGCTCGAATGAGACTTCGTGCATTGAG AACTGTAAGAGACCAGAAGCTAGATGGGATTGTGATGTTTGCTGATGACAGTAATATGCATAGTATGGAACTCTTTGATGAGATCCAGAACGTGAAATGGTTTGGTGCTCTTTCAGTTGGAATTCTTGCTCATTCGGGCGATACAGAGTCAAGTGAATCATTGGTATCTTCAAAACAGAAGAAGGAAGATGAGCAAAACTTGCCAATGCCTGTTCAGGGTCCTGCTTGTAACTCATCCAATAAGTTAATTGGTTGGCACACCTTTAATTCGTTGCCACATTCGGGAAAGAAGGCAATTTACATTGATGATCGGGCAGCGGTGCTTCCCAGGAAGCTTGAATGGGCTGGATTTGTGTTGAATTCCAAGATGCTTTGGAAGGATGCTGAAGATAAGCCGGAATGGGTTAGGGATCTAGATACATTGGATGGAGTTGGTGAGGATTTAGAGAGTCCCTTATTCTTGTTGAAGGACCCTTCCATGGTTGAGCCGCTTGGAAGCTGTGGACGCCAGGTTTTGCTTTGGTGGCTTCGTGTTGAAGCTCGGTTTGATAGCAAATTTCCTTCCAG ATGGATAATTGATCCTCCTTTGGAAGTGACTGTACCCTCCAAAAGAACACCATGGCCCGATGCCCCTCCCGAGCTTCCTTCCACCGAAAATCTTGCAATGCGGAACCAACAACAGGCAGCAAAACACTCCTCCTCAACAAAGACTCGATCGCCCAGATCAAAACGACGCAGTAGTAAGAGAAAGCACGACCCGAGAACAGTAGTAGACTCTACACAAGTATTTTCAAGACATAATAATGAACAAAACTGA
- the LOC115705416 gene encoding UPF0481 protein At3g47200, producing MVAVFNKELLSWYLITLKLRETVESGVTTSTTATTPNSSKAIELFSHQNSVQKQEQKPSESLQVVLKNEDGDDVDHNIEEGLKSPDSEWVISIIEKLEQAQQDDFVGSWAKLCIYKVPHYLREGDDKAYFPQIVSLGPYHHGKRRLRQMDRHKWRSLHQCLKRTNQDIKLYLDSIKEVEEKTRACYEGTITLSSNEFVEMMVLDGCFVLELFRGAAGGFKHLGYPRNDPIFAMRGSMHSIQRDMIMLENQLPLFILERLLGLQLGHDCLDHKGLISKLTLQFFDPLMPTDEPLSKSDRTKLESSMGHNNNNNNNSNSGGLHCLDVFRRSLLRRGPQPEPRVWMKRWSHAHRVADKRRQQLIHCVTELREAGVKFKKRKTDRFWDIKFKNGILEIPRLLIHDGTKSLFLNLIAYEQCHFDSGNDITSYVIFMDNLINSPEDVGYLHYCGIIEHWLGSDSEVSDLFNRLCQEVVFDINDSYLSRLSADVNKYYNHRWNAWRASLRHNYFSNPWAIISFVAAVVLLLLTFAQTFYGVYSFYNPPN from the exons ATGGTTGCAGTGTTTAACAAAGAGCTATTGAGTTGGTACTTAATAACTCTCAAACTTAGAGAAACTGTAGAATCTGGTGTCACAACatcaacaacagcaacaacaccaaACTCATCAAAAGCTATTGAGTTATTTTCTCATCAAAATTCAGTCCAAAAACAGGAGCAAAAACCAAGTGAATCACTCCAAGTTGTGTTGAAAAATGAAGATGGTGATGATGTTGATCATAACATTGAAGAAGGGCTTAAATCACCAGACTCTGAATGGGTGATTTCAATCATAGAAAAGCTTGAACAAGCACAACAAGATGACTTTGTTGGTTCATGGGCAAAACTATGTATTTACAAAGTTCCACACTACTTAAGAGAAGGAGATGACAAAGCTTATTTCCCACAAATTGTGTCATTGGGTCCTTACCATCATGGCAAGAGACGCCTTCGCCAAATGGATCGCCACAAGTGGCGATCGCTTCATCAATGCCTTAAGAGAACAAACCAAGACATAAAATTGTACCTTGATTCAATCAAAGAGGTTGAAGAAAAGACTAGAGCTTGTTATGAAGGTACAATCACTCTTAGTAGTAATGAGTTTGTTGAGATGATGGTACTTGATGGTTGTTTTGTTCTTGAGCTTTTTCGGGGTGCTGCTGGTGGTTTTAAGCATCTTGGTTATCCTAGAAATGATCCAATCTTTGCTATGCGTGGCTCCATGCATTCCATTCAAAGGGATATGATCATGCTTGAGAATCAACTTCCACTTTTCATACTTGAAAGATTGTTGGGCCTTCAACTTGGTCATGATTGTCTTGATCATAAAGgactaatttcgaaattgactTTGCAATTCTTTGACCCTTTAATGCCAACAGATGAGCCATTGTCTAAGAGTGATAGAACCAAGCTTGAATCATCTATGggacacaacaacaacaacaacaacaacagcaaca GTGGCGGTCTGCATTGTCTCGATGTATTTCGAAGAAGTCTGTTGCGAAGAGGGCCTCAACCCGAGCCTCGAGTTTGGATGAAACGCTGGTCTCATGCTCACCGAGTTGCAGACAAGAGAAGACAACAATTGATACATTGTGTCACTGAACTAAGAGAAGCTGGTGTCAAattcaagaaaagaaaaacagatCGATTTTGGGACATCAAATTCAAGAATGGGATTCTTGAAATTCCTAGACTTCTAATACATGATGGAACAAAATCACTCTTCCTAAACCTCATTGCCTATGAACAATGTCATTTCGATTCAGGTAATGACATTACTTCTTATGTGATTTTCATGGACAACTTGATCAACTCACCTGAAGATGTTGGTTACTTACATTATTGTGGGATCATAGAACATTGGTTGGGGAGTGATTCTGAGGTTTCTGATTTGTTCAATAGGCTTTGTCAAGAAGTGGTTTTTGACATAAATGACAGTTATCTTTCGAGGTTGTCTGCTGATGTAAATAAGTACTATAATCATAGATGGAATGCTTGGAGAGCTAGCTTGAGACATAACTATTTTAGTAATCCTTGGGCTATAATTTCATTTGTTGCAGCTGTTGTGTTGTTGTTACTTACTTTTGCTCAAACATTTTATGGTGTTTATAGCTTTTATAACCCACCAAATTAA
- the LOC115702726 gene encoding cysteine proteinase COT44 encodes MVSYSYHHYYYYLLTLTTLLLVSFSLVATSSNDMSSSSRTDSELKEIYTKWVVENHKTYNGLGEEDRRFQIFKDNLRFVDQHNAQENRSYKLGLNRFADLTNEEYRVGFLGTRSDVKRRVMKAQNASRRYASYANDDHKLPQSVDWRQNGAVNAVKNQGSCGSCWAFSTVAAVEGINKIVTGELVSLSEQELVDCDRAYNSGCNGGLMDYAFEFIIKNGGITSENDYPYAGVNGQCNASRANKKVVSISGYEDVPTLDEKALKKAVAHQPISVAIEASGRALQLYQSGVFTGECGTKLDHGVAVVGYGTENGVDYWLVRNSWGTNWGEEGYFKLERNLVGTKNGKCGIAIEASYPVKNEGDDHTPSKPYLVREIAAAVAEMVASA; translated from the exons ATGGTTTCTTATTCTTATCATCATTATTACTACTACCTTCTCACTTTGACGACACTCCTTTTAGTGTCGTTTTCTCTTGTAGCCACATCCTCAAACGACATGTCGTCCAGCTCCCGAACTGACTCAGAGCTAAAAGAGATTTATACGAAATGGGTAGTTGAGAACCACAAAACCTATAACGGTCTCGGCGAGGAAGACAGGagatttcaaatcttcaaagaCAATCTTCGCTTCGTGGATCAACACAACGCCCAGGAAAACCGATCTTACAAACTCGGGTTGAACCGGTTTGCTGACCTCACTAATGAGGAATACCGGGTCGGGTTTTTGGGTACTCGCTCAGATGTTAAACGACGTGTTATGAAGGCTCAAAACGCAAGTCGTAGATACGCTTCTTATGCTAATGATGATCATAAGCTGCCTCAGTCTGTTGATTGGAGGCAAAACGGCGCCGTTAATGCCGTTAAGAATCAAGGAAGTTGTG GAAGTTGCTGGGCATTTTCAACAGTGGCTGCAGTTGAAGGCATAAACAAGATAGTTACAGGAGAACTTGTGTCTTTATCAGAACAAGAATTGGTTGATTGTGACAGAGCTTATAACTCTGGCTGCAATGGTGGTTTAATGGACTATGCCTTTGAGTTCATCATCAAAAATGGTGGAATTACCTCTGAAAATGACTACCCTTATGCCGGTGTCAATGGCCAATGCAACGCTTCTCGG GCTAACAAGAAAGTTGTTTCGATTAGCGGGTATGAGGATGTTCCTACATTAGATGAGAAGGCTTTGAAAAAAGCTGTGGCTCATCAACCTATTAGTGTTGCCATTGAAGCTAGTGGCAGAGCTTTGCAGCTATACCAATCT GGTGTTTTCACTGGTGAATGTGGTACAAAGTTGGATCATGGTGTGGCTGTCGTCGGGTATGGCACAGAGAACGGTGTGGATTATTGGCTTGTTAGGAATTCTTGGGGAACCAACTGGGGAGAGGAAGGATATTTCAAGTTAGAACGTAACTTGGTTGGTACAAAGAATGGTAAATGTGGAATTGCAATCGAAGCTTCTTACCCTGTTAAGAATGAAGGCGATGATCATACACCGAGCAAGCCTTACTTGGTTCGCGAAATTGCTGCTGCTGTTGCTGAGATGGTAGCTTCTGCTTAA
- the LOC115702727 gene encoding protein RER1A, translated as METGAAAVGLAADDQSSSSSSSSPAEAFSRWTSSISRRYQHFLDKSTPHVLHRWLGCLGVALIYALRVYLVEGFYIVSYGLGIYILNLLIGFLSPQVDPEMHDSTDGPSLPTRGSDEFRPFVRRLPEFKFWYSITKAFCIAFVMTFFSAFDVPVFWPILLFYWMVLFVMTMRRQISHMIKYKYVPFSFGKQRYDGRRSSSTEGATD; from the exons ATGGAAACCGGAGCGGCGGCCGTGGGTCTCGCCGCGGATGATCAATCATCGTCATCGTCTTCTTCATCTCCGGCGGAGGCGTTTTCGCGGTGGACCTCATCAATTTCTAGGCGGTACCAGCACTTTCTTGACAAGTCAACGCCGCACGTGCTTCACAGGTGGCTGGGGTGCTTGGGTGTGGCGTTGATCTACGCTCTTCGTGTTTATCTGGTCGAAGGTTTCTACATCGTATCGTACGGACTAGGGATCTACATTCTCAACCTTCTCATCGGATTTCTCTCTCCTCAGGTTGATCCTGAGATGCACGACTCCACCGATGGTCCTTCACTCCCTACCAGGGGATCTGATGAGTTTCGCCCCTTCGTCCGTCGACTCCCGGAGTTCAAGTTCTG GTACTCTATTACAAAGGCGTTTTGCATTGCTTTTGTGATGACATTCTTCAGTGCCTTTGATGTACCTGTATTCTGGCCAATACTTCTTTTCTACTGGATGGTATTATTTGTTATGACTATGAGGAGACAGATTTCCCACATGATCAAATACAAATACGTCCCATTCTCTTTCGGAAAACAG CGATATGATGGAAGAAGATCATCTTCAACTGAAGGCGCAACAGACTGA
- the LOC115702725 gene encoding beta-1,4-xylosyltransferase IRX14 isoform X2 translates to MKLSALHQSYMNRRNSSFRGSAPLDSSSDGSIRSPAAIFWLVLHGLCCLISLVLGFRFSRLVFFFLFSTSSSSTNGLYPVPFRSTSELGGGPFDLLRRSNPSGDDEFPMNRSVLTGGTSASRVVVGRHGIRIRPWPHPNPTEVMKAHQIIDTVQREQRRQFGVKNPKTVIVVTPTYVRTFQALHMTGLMHSLMLVPYEVVWIVVEAGGASNETASILDKSGLRTIHVGFEQRMPNSWEGRHRLEARMRLRALRTVRDQKLDGIVMFADDSNMHSMELFDEIQNVKWFGALSVGILAHSGDTESSESLVSSKQKKEDEQNLPMPVQGPACNSSNKLIGWHTFNSLPHSGKKAIYIDDRAAVLPRKLEWAGFVLNSKMLWKDAEDKPEWVRDLDTLDGVGEDLESPLFLLKDPSMVEPLGSCGRQVLLWWLRVEARFDSKFPSRQVFYL, encoded by the exons ATGAAGCTCTCGGCTTTGCACCAGAGCTACATGAATCGAAGGAACAGCAGTTTTAGAGGATCTGCGCCGTTGGATTCGTCATCGGACGGTTCGATTAGGTCACCGGCGGCGATCTTTTGGCTTGTGTTACATGGACTTTGTTGCTTAATAAGTCTCGTTCTTGGATTTCGTTTTTCTCGTTTggttttcttctttctcttttcaacttcttcttcttctactaaTGGTCTTTATCCTGTGCCGTTTCGGTCTACTTCTGAGCTCGGTGGTGGTCCCTTCGATTTGCTAAGACGTTCGAATCCTTCTGGTGATGATGAATTTCCGATGAATAGGAGTGTTCTTACAGGTGGTACTTCTGCTAGTCGTGTTGTGGTTGGACGACACGGGATCCGAATCAGACCTTGGCCGCATCCGAATCCGACTGAGGTTATGAAGGCTCATCAGATTATTGATACGGTTCAGAGGGAACAGAGGCGTCAATTTGGTGTCAAGAACCCTAAAACTGTCATTGTTGTGACTCCTACTTATGTGAGGACGTTTCAGGCTCTTCATATGACTGGATTGATGCACTCGTTGATGCTTGTCCCTTATGAAGTCGTTTGGATCGTGGTTGAGGCTGGTGGAGCTAGCAATGAGACTGCTTCGATTCTTGACAAGTCAGGGCTTAGGACCATTCACGTTGGATTTGAGCAGCGGATGCCGAATTCTTGGGAAGGTCGTCATCGATTGGAGGCTCGAATGAGACTTCGTGCATTGAG AACTGTAAGAGACCAGAAGCTAGATGGGATTGTGATGTTTGCTGATGACAGTAATATGCATAGTATGGAACTCTTTGATGAGATCCAGAACGTGAAATGGTTTGGTGCTCTTTCAGTTGGAATTCTTGCTCATTCGGGCGATACAGAGTCAAGTGAATCATTGGTATCTTCAAAACAGAAGAAGGAAGATGAGCAAAACTTGCCAATGCCTGTTCAGGGTCCTGCTTGTAACTCATCCAATAAGTTAATTGGTTGGCACACCTTTAATTCGTTGCCACATTCGGGAAAGAAGGCAATTTACATTGATGATCGGGCAGCGGTGCTTCCCAGGAAGCTTGAATGGGCTGGATTTGTGTTGAATTCCAAGATGCTTTGGAAGGATGCTGAAGATAAGCCGGAATGGGTTAGGGATCTAGATACATTGGATGGAGTTGGTGAGGATTTAGAGAGTCCCTTATTCTTGTTGAAGGACCCTTCCATGGTTGAGCCGCTTGGAAGCTGTGGACGCCAGGTTTTGCTTTGGTGGCTTCGTGTTGAAGCTCGGTTTGATAGCAAATTTCCTTCCAGGCAAGTCTTCTATCTATAA